The following proteins come from a genomic window of Mycolicibacterium rufum:
- a CDS encoding DUF305 domain-containing protein produces the protein MATIGACSNSATEQSSSSTSTASAAPAQSSSAAPAAPHNQADMMFARMMIPHHQQAVEMSDMILAKQGIDPRVVDLANQIKAAQGPEIAQMEGWLQQWGMQMSGTPGMPGTSGSPGAPPSDHGGMHGSDTAMPGMDDMPGMGDMAGMEGMMSPADMQALQNAQGVEASKLFLTQMIEHHRGAITMAQNEIKNGQSPDAVALAKSIATSQQKEIDTMNQILSSL, from the coding sequence ATGGCCACCATCGGCGCGTGTAGCAACTCGGCGACCGAGCAGTCGTCGTCATCGACGTCGACGGCATCGGCGGCGCCGGCCCAAAGTTCGTCCGCTGCACCGGCGGCCCCGCACAACCAGGCCGACATGATGTTCGCGCGCATGATGATTCCGCACCACCAGCAAGCCGTCGAGATGAGCGACATGATCCTGGCAAAGCAGGGCATCGATCCCCGGGTGGTTGACCTCGCCAACCAGATCAAGGCCGCGCAGGGTCCCGAGATCGCGCAGATGGAGGGGTGGCTGCAGCAGTGGGGGATGCAGATGAGCGGGACGCCCGGTATGCCGGGTACGAGCGGTTCCCCTGGCGCTCCGCCATCGGATCACGGCGGCATGCACGGCTCCGACACCGCTATGCCCGGAATGGACGACATGCCGGGCATGGGTGACATGGCGGGCATGGAGGGGATGATGTCGCCGGCCGACATGCAGGCCCTGCAGAACGCCCAGGGCGTCGAGGCCAGCAAGCTGTTCCTCACTCAGATGATCGAGCACCATCGGGGTGCGATCACGATGGCGCAGAACGAGATCAAGAACGGTCAGTCACCGGACGCCGTTGCTCTCGCCAAGTCGATTGCGACGAGTCAGCAGAAGGAGATCGACACCATGAACCAGATCCTGAGCTCCCTGTAG
- a CDS encoding SHOCT domain-containing protein, with the protein MMFWPDHDMSGWGYTGMAVGMVLFWALVIVAIVALIRAGTGGAQSRAVREAPPHAESAEQVLAARFARGDIDEAEYRQRLAVLRGSAPRG; encoded by the coding sequence ATGATGTTCTGGCCGGACCACGACATGAGCGGTTGGGGCTACACCGGGATGGCGGTCGGCATGGTGCTCTTCTGGGCGCTTGTCATCGTCGCGATCGTCGCCCTCATCCGCGCCGGAACGGGCGGTGCCCAGAGCCGAGCCGTGCGCGAGGCACCGCCTCACGCCGAATCGGCGGAACAGGTGCTGGCCGCCCGCTTCGCACGCGGCGACATCGACGAGGCCGAATACCGGCAACGCCTTGCGGTTCTCCGTGGCAGCGCGCCGCGCGGCTAG
- a CDS encoding response regulator transcription factor, giving the protein MDADPGYRALVVDDEEPLAEVVASYLHREHFEVTVCHTGVDALSAARQVDPDVVVLDLGLPGIDGLEVCRQLRTFSDAYVVMLTARDTEVDTIVGLSVGADDYVTKPFSPRELVARIRAMLRRPRVGAPVTSGRAAVGLEAPPRVFGPLSIDPASREVLLDDEPVPLTRTEFDILAALSSRPGVVWSRRQLIDAVWGEPWVGNDHLVDVHVGHLRRKLRDNPGDPRFVLTVRGVGYRMGTGQ; this is encoded by the coding sequence ATGGATGCTGACCCGGGTTATCGCGCCCTGGTGGTCGACGACGAGGAACCGCTGGCCGAGGTGGTCGCCAGCTACCTGCACCGCGAACACTTCGAAGTCACGGTGTGTCATACCGGGGTAGATGCCCTGAGCGCGGCCCGGCAGGTCGATCCCGACGTCGTGGTGCTCGACCTGGGCTTGCCCGGGATCGACGGCCTGGAGGTGTGCCGGCAACTGCGGACGTTCTCCGATGCCTACGTGGTGATGCTGACCGCACGCGACACCGAGGTGGACACCATCGTGGGACTGTCGGTGGGAGCCGACGACTATGTGACCAAACCGTTCAGCCCTCGCGAGTTGGTCGCCCGGATACGGGCCATGCTGCGCCGTCCTCGCGTCGGGGCGCCCGTCACGTCGGGCCGAGCGGCTGTCGGACTCGAAGCGCCGCCTCGGGTGTTCGGCCCGCTGTCGATCGACCCGGCGAGCCGCGAGGTCCTGCTCGACGACGAGCCGGTGCCGTTGACGCGCACCGAGTTCGACATCTTGGCTGCCTTGTCGTCGCGGCCGGGGGTCGTGTGGAGCCGCCGCCAACTGATCGATGCGGTGTGGGGCGAACCCTGGGTGGGCAACGACCACCTCGTCGACGTCCACGTCGGACACCTTCGACGCAAGCTGCGCGACAACCCCGGCGATCCCCGCTTCGTCCTGACCGTGCGCGGCGTGGGCTATCGGATGGGAACGGGACAGTGA
- a CDS encoding DedA family protein yields MNVEAILQTIPPIAVYLVVGAVIGIESLGIPLPGEIALVSAALLSSRHTLDISPVAVAAAAAVGAIVGDTIGYSIGRRFGMSLFERLGNRFPKHFGTGHVALAKALFERWGVWAVFFGRFIALLRIFAGPLAGAMRMRYPRFLAANASGAVVWAGGTTAVIYYAGMAAERWLSRFSWIALVAAIVIGIGITLLMREQTSRLIAQLEAENDWETLRGH; encoded by the coding sequence ATGAACGTCGAGGCCATCCTGCAGACGATCCCGCCGATCGCTGTGTACCTCGTCGTGGGCGCCGTCATCGGGATCGAGAGCCTCGGGATCCCCCTGCCCGGCGAGATCGCTCTGGTCAGCGCGGCGCTGCTGTCCTCGCGCCACACCCTCGACATCAGCCCGGTGGCCGTCGCGGCGGCGGCCGCCGTCGGCGCCATCGTCGGCGACACGATCGGATACTCGATCGGGCGACGATTCGGGATGTCGCTGTTCGAACGGCTCGGCAACCGCTTCCCGAAACACTTCGGGACCGGGCACGTCGCACTCGCCAAGGCCCTGTTCGAACGGTGGGGCGTCTGGGCGGTGTTCTTCGGCCGGTTCATCGCGCTGCTGCGCATCTTCGCGGGCCCGCTGGCCGGCGCCATGCGGATGCGCTACCCGAGATTTCTCGCCGCCAACGCCAGCGGTGCGGTGGTGTGGGCAGGCGGCACCACCGCCGTCATCTACTACGCGGGCATGGCCGCCGAGCGGTGGCTTTCTCGGTTCTCCTGGATCGCGCTCGTCGCGGCGATCGTCATCGGCATCGGCATCACACTGCTGATGCGCGAACAGACCTCACGTCTGATCGCGCAGCTGGAAGCCGAGAACGACTGGGAGACACTGCGAGGCCACTAG
- a CDS encoding sensor histidine kinase, producing MRRRLLLAQTLVLVAGGVTTWVVASLVGPPLFREHLHQAGVAHDSNEQYHAEQAYQHATALSIAVAITVAALTALVVTVFLSRRLQGSIAEVSAAASEIAEGRYDVRVASPGLGDEFDDLADAFNKMAERLQSVESTRRQLFGDLAHEIRTPVAVLEAYLEAVEDGVKTLDPPTIAVLREQTGRLVRFSADAAALAQAEEAHATIAPTWVEADGIARTAAAAMADRYTGKNVALNVQADKVTRLWADGQRLAQVAGNLLDNALRHTPAGGHVTLSVSHVADEVVLSVTDDGDGIPAERLSHVFERFYRADFARDRGRGGSGIGLAIVKALTEAHGGHVGVTSRGPGYGSTFTAAFPVVAPATRDSGQRAGADVSA from the coding sequence ATGCGTCGCCGCCTGCTGCTCGCGCAGACGCTGGTGCTCGTCGCCGGCGGGGTGACCACATGGGTGGTGGCGTCGCTGGTGGGGCCTCCCCTGTTCCGGGAACACCTTCACCAGGCCGGGGTCGCCCACGACTCGAACGAGCAGTACCACGCCGAGCAGGCCTACCAGCACGCCACCGCCCTGTCCATCGCGGTTGCGATCACCGTGGCCGCCCTCACCGCCCTCGTCGTCACCGTCTTTCTGAGTCGGCGACTGCAAGGCTCCATCGCCGAGGTGTCGGCTGCCGCATCGGAGATCGCCGAGGGCCGCTACGACGTGCGTGTGGCCTCACCGGGACTCGGCGACGAATTCGATGACCTCGCAGACGCTTTCAACAAGATGGCCGAACGGTTGCAGTCGGTGGAGTCAACGCGCCGTCAGCTCTTCGGTGACCTCGCCCACGAGATCCGCACCCCGGTGGCGGTATTGGAGGCTTACCTCGAGGCGGTGGAGGACGGCGTGAAGACGCTGGACCCACCGACGATCGCGGTGCTGCGCGAGCAGACCGGTCGCCTGGTGCGGTTCTCGGCCGATGCCGCCGCCCTCGCCCAAGCAGAGGAAGCGCACGCAACGATCGCGCCGACGTGGGTCGAGGCCGATGGCATCGCGAGAACGGCCGCCGCGGCGATGGCCGACCGCTACACCGGCAAGAATGTCGCACTGAATGTGCAGGCGGACAAGGTCACTCGACTCTGGGCGGACGGCCAACGCCTGGCCCAGGTCGCCGGCAATCTGTTGGACAACGCGCTCCGACACACGCCTGCGGGAGGACACGTCACCCTCAGCGTCTCCCACGTTGCGGACGAGGTGGTGCTCAGTGTCACCGATGACGGGGACGGCATCCCGGCCGAGCGACTCTCGCATGTCTTCGAGCGCTTCTATCGCGCGGACTTCGCCCGGGACCGCGGGCGGGGAGGCTCGGGCATCGGGTTGGCGATCGTGAAAGCGCTCACCGAAGCCCACGGCGGCCACGTCGGCGTCACCAGTCGTGGCCCCGGTTACGGCAGCACCTTCACCGCGGCGTTCCCGGTCGTCGCCCCCGCCACGCGGGACAGCGGTCAGCGCGCCGGCGCTGACGTCAGTGCATGA